In the Streptomyces formicae genome, one interval contains:
- a CDS encoding DEAD/DEAH box helicase, which translates to MSIFSSDHAVLPENESVEAVENDAVEAVAEAVEIVESTEIVESAPAEDVTEVTNDADAESVEADADAEPEITFGDLGLPDGVVRKLARNGVHTPFPIQAATIPDALAGKDILGRGRTGSGKTLSFGLPMLATLAEGHTEKKKPRGVILTPTRELAMQVADALQPYGDVLGLKMKVVCGGTSMGNQIYALERGVDILVATPGRLRDIISRGACSLENTQIAVLDEADQMSDLGFLPEVTELLDQVPSGGQRMLFSATMENEISTLVKRYLNNPVTHEVDAAQGAVTTMTHHILIVKPRDKAPVTAAIAARKGRTIIFVRTQLGADRIAEQLCESGVKADALHGGMTQGARTRVLEDFKKGYVNALVATDVAARGIHVDGIDLVLNVDPAGDHKDYLHRSGRTARAGRSGTVVSLSLPHQRRQIFRLMEDAGVDASRHIINGGGTFDPEVAEITGARSMTEVQADSAGNAATQAEREVKDLTKELERATRRASELREEAARLTARAARERGDDPETAVAEAAAAAEAAVEAAVSVPEQPAAVREERRPQRDERGNYERERRDDRGGRSFERRDDRGGSGFRGGDRREGGDRGGFNRDRGNDRGGRSFERRDDNRGGGFNRDRRDDRPSGGFNRDRRDDNRGGGSGFRRDDRPSGGFRGGDRRDDNRGGGSGFRRDDRPSGGFNRDRRDDNRGGGSGFRRDDRPSGGHRGSDRPFNRDRRDDRPSGGARSGGHDRPSFNRDRSGTGTGSFGRRDDKPRWKRNG; encoded by the coding sequence ATGTCCATTTTCAGTTCTGACCACGCCGTCCTGCCCGAGAACGAGTCGGTCGAGGCCGTCGAGAACGACGCCGTAGAGGCCGTCGCCGAGGCCGTCGAGATCGTCGAGTCGACCGAGATCGTCGAGTCGGCCCCGGCCGAGGACGTCACCGAGGTCACCAACGACGCCGACGCCGAGTCCGTCGAGGCCGACGCCGACGCGGAGCCCGAGATCACCTTCGGTGACCTGGGCCTGCCCGACGGAGTCGTCCGCAAGCTCGCGCGCAACGGCGTGCACACCCCCTTCCCGATCCAGGCCGCGACCATCCCGGACGCCCTGGCCGGCAAGGACATCCTGGGCCGCGGCCGCACCGGCTCCGGCAAGACCCTCTCCTTCGGTCTGCCGATGCTGGCGACCCTCGCCGAGGGCCACACCGAGAAGAAGAAGCCCCGCGGCGTCATCCTGACCCCGACCCGTGAGCTCGCGATGCAGGTCGCGGACGCCCTCCAGCCGTACGGCGACGTGCTCGGCCTGAAGATGAAGGTCGTCTGCGGCGGTACGTCGATGGGCAACCAGATCTACGCCCTGGAGCGTGGCGTCGACATCCTCGTCGCCACCCCCGGCCGCCTGCGCGACATCATCAGCCGCGGCGCCTGCTCCCTGGAGAACACCCAGATCGCGGTGCTCGACGAGGCCGACCAGATGTCCGACCTGGGCTTCCTGCCCGAGGTCACCGAGCTGCTCGACCAGGTCCCGTCCGGCGGCCAGCGCATGCTGTTCTCCGCCACGATGGAGAACGAGATCTCCACGCTGGTCAAGCGCTACCTGAACAACCCGGTCACGCACGAGGTCGACGCCGCCCAGGGCGCCGTCACGACCATGACCCACCACATCCTCATCGTGAAGCCCCGCGACAAGGCGCCCGTCACGGCCGCCATCGCCGCGCGCAAGGGCCGCACGATCATCTTCGTCCGCACGCAGCTGGGCGCCGACCGCATCGCCGAGCAGCTCTGCGAGTCCGGTGTGAAGGCCGACGCGCTGCACGGCGGCATGACGCAGGGCGCTCGTACGCGCGTTCTTGAGGACTTCAAGAAGGGCTACGTCAACGCGCTCGTCGCGACCGACGTCGCCGCCCGAGGCATCCACGTCGACGGCATCGACCTGGTCCTGAACGTGGACCCGGCCGGTGACCACAAGGACTACCTGCACCGCTCCGGCCGTACGGCCCGCGCGGGCCGCTCCGGCACGGTCGTCTCGCTGTCCCTGCCGCACCAGCGCCGCCAGATCTTCCGCCTCATGGAGGACGCGGGCGTCGACGCCTCGCGCCACATCATCAACGGCGGCGGCACCTTCGACCCGGAGGTCGCCGAGATCACCGGCGCCCGTTCGATGACCGAGGTGCAGGCCGACTCCGCGGGCAACGCCGCGACCCAGGCCGAGCGTGAGGTCAAGGACCTCACCAAGGAGCTGGAGCGCGCCACCCGTCGCGCCTCCGAGCTGCGCGAGGAGGCCGCGCGCCTGACCGCGCGTGCCGCCCGTGAGCGCGGCGACGACCCGGAGACCGCGGTGGCCGAGGCCGCCGCTGCCGCCGAGGCCGCCGTCGAGGCAGCCGTCTCCGTCCCGGAGCAGCCCGCCGCCGTGCGCGAGGAGCGCCGTCCGCAGCGCGACGAGCGCGGCAACTACGAGCGTGAGCGCCGCGACGACCGCGGTGGCCGTTCCTTCGAGCGTCGTGACGACCGCGGTGGCTCCGGCTTCCGTGGCGGCGACCGTCGTGAGGGTGGCGACCGCGGCGGCTTCAACCGCGACCGCGGCAACGACCGTGGCGGCCGTTCCTTCGAGCGCCGTGACGACAACCGTGGCGGCGGCTTCAACCGTGACCGTCGCGACGACCGCCCGTCGGGTGGCTTCAACCGTGACCGTCGTGACGACAACCGCGGTGGCGGCTCCGGCTTCCGCCGTGACGACCGTCCCTCGGGCGGCTTCCGTGGCGGCGACCGTCGTGACGACAACCGTGGCGGCGGCTCCGGCTTCCGCCGTGACGACCGCCCGTCGGGTGGCTTCAACCGTGACCGTCGTGACGACAACCGTGGCGGTGGCTCCGGCTTCCGTCGCGACGACCGCCCCTCCGGCGGCCACCGCGGCAGCGACCGTCCGTTCAACCGTGACCGCCGCGACGACCGCCCCTCCGGCGGCGCCCGCTCCGGCGGCCACGACCGCCCGTCGTTCAACCGCGACCGCTCCGGCACGGGCACCGGCTCCTTCGGCCGCCGCGACGACAAGCCGCGCTGGAAGCGCAACGGCTGA
- a CDS encoding metallopeptidase family protein → MLEMTREEFEELVAEALDRIPPELTRLMDNVAVFVEDEPPSDDPELLGLYEGTPLTDRGEWYAGVLPDRITVYRGPTLRMCESRDDVVAETEITVVHEVAHHFGIDDERLHALGYG, encoded by the coding sequence GTGCTGGAGATGACGCGTGAGGAGTTCGAGGAACTGGTCGCCGAGGCGCTCGACCGGATTCCGCCGGAGCTGACCCGGCTGATGGACAACGTGGCCGTCTTCGTCGAGGACGAGCCGCCGTCGGACGATCCCGAACTGCTCGGGCTCTACGAGGGGACGCCGCTGACCGACCGGGGCGAGTGGTACGCGGGGGTCCTGCCGGACCGCATCACCGTCTACCGGGGGCCGACGCTGCGCATGTGCGAGTCGCGCGACGACGTGGTCGCGGAGACGGAGATCACCGTGGTGCACGAGGTGGCGCACCACTTCGGGATCGATGACGAGCGGCTGCACGCGCTGGGGTACGGGTGA
- a CDS encoding metallophosphoesterase family protein has translation MARDFTVVLQGVRRVGSALVGHYRARRAHPVGELISPPHPYARAFGLVTVVLLGAWLGLLIVGSVRAPVGPMDTRMTLRPSLSGGTKINVSPLGALELRSHTAPIRLDVDVDRLDPVRSQALVDHPERLAGLQEEVARDVGHGTLDLAVRSCVAVVSGATALGLAVYRRPRRALAAGGLALTLLAASGTAAYATWNPKSVLEPKFSGLLSSAPSVVGNARSIVSEFDVYQQELARLVTNVTKLYDVTSTLPAYQPDPTTMRVLHVSDIHLNPASWKIIASLVEQYDIDVIVDSGDTMDHGSATENAFLDPIADLGVPYVWVRGNHDSHTTQRYLERFKNVHVLDDGRAQTVAGLRIAGIGDPQYTPDRSVKAEGDTVEHLAGIRLASALRAERAAGTPVDVAVAHNPTAARETDGEVPLVLAGHVHHQEMEVMEEGTRLRIEGSTGGSGLRAVDDKYPDPVQASVLYLDRTTKRLQAWDEIKLGGLGLTKAEVSRHLPKENRPGAPPSPTAPSPSP, from the coding sequence ATGGCCCGCGACTTCACCGTCGTCCTCCAGGGCGTACGCAGGGTCGGCAGCGCCCTCGTAGGCCACTACCGAGCTCGCCGCGCCCACCCCGTGGGCGAACTGATCAGCCCTCCGCACCCCTATGCCCGCGCGTTCGGCCTGGTCACGGTCGTGCTGCTCGGCGCCTGGCTCGGCCTGCTCATCGTCGGCAGCGTGCGCGCGCCGGTCGGCCCGATGGACACTCGGATGACGCTGCGCCCCTCCCTGTCCGGCGGCACGAAGATCAACGTCTCCCCGCTGGGCGCTCTCGAACTCCGCTCGCACACGGCCCCGATCCGCCTCGACGTGGACGTGGACCGCCTGGACCCGGTGCGCTCCCAGGCCCTGGTGGACCACCCCGAGCGGCTCGCCGGACTCCAGGAGGAGGTGGCGCGCGACGTCGGCCACGGCACGCTCGACCTGGCCGTGCGCTCCTGCGTCGCCGTCGTCTCCGGCGCCACCGCCCTCGGCCTCGCCGTCTACCGCCGCCCGCGCCGCGCCCTGGCGGCGGGCGGCCTCGCCCTCACCCTGCTCGCGGCGTCCGGCACCGCCGCGTACGCCACCTGGAACCCGAAGTCCGTCCTGGAGCCGAAGTTCTCGGGGCTGCTCAGCAGCGCCCCCTCTGTCGTCGGCAACGCCCGCAGCATCGTCAGCGAATTCGACGTCTACCAGCAGGAGTTGGCGCGCCTGGTCACCAACGTCACCAAGCTCTACGACGTGACGTCCACGCTCCCGGCCTACCAGCCCGACCCCACCACGATGCGGGTCCTGCACGTCTCCGACATCCACCTCAACCCGGCGAGCTGGAAGATCATCGCCTCGCTCGTCGAGCAGTACGACATCGACGTCATCGTCGACTCCGGCGACACCATGGACCACGGCTCGGCCACCGAGAACGCCTTCCTCGACCCGATCGCCGACCTGGGCGTGCCCTACGTCTGGGTGCGCGGCAACCACGACTCGCACACCACCCAGCGCTACCTGGAGCGCTTCAAGAACGTCCACGTCCTCGACGACGGCAGGGCGCAGACCGTCGCGGGCCTGCGCATCGCGGGGATCGGCGACCCGCAGTACACCCCCGACCGCTCGGTGAAGGCGGAGGGCGACACGGTCGAGCACCTGGCGGGCATCCGGCTCGCGTCGGCCCTGCGCGCCGAGCGCGCGGCGGGGACCCCGGTCGACGTGGCCGTCGCCCACAACCCGACGGCGGCGCGGGAGACCGACGGCGAGGTCCCCCTGGTCCTCGCGGGCCACGTCCACCACCAGGAGATGGAGGTCATGGAGGAGGGCACGCGGCTGCGCATCGAGGGGTCGACGGGCGGCAGCGGACTGCGCGCGGTCGATGACAAGTACCCCGACCCGGTGCAGGCGTCGGTGCTCTACCTGGACCGTACGACCAAGCGGCTGCAGGCCTGGGACGAGATCAAACTGGGCGGCCTCGGCCTCACGAAGGCGGAGGTCAGCCGTCATCTCCCCAAGGAGAACCGCCCCGGCGCACCCCCCTCGCCGACCGCTCCGAGCCCCTCCCCCTAA
- a CDS encoding cytochrome c biogenesis CcdA family protein, translating to MTADVGYFAAFLGGLLALVSPCSALLLPAFFAYSIDSTSRLVARTGIFYAGLATTLVPLGAAGSYAGRFFFGHRDQLVLAAGWLIIGLGVLQILGMGFASRKMAELSGRIRPTTAFSVYALGAVYGLAGFCAGPILGSVLTVAAVSGSPVYGGLLLAVYGLGMAVPLFLLALLWERFDLGRRRWLRGRTFTVGRFELHTTSLLSGLFFIGLGALFLAYDGTTALPGLLDVDDSFAVEQWAGGVGRAVPDAVLLIGVVVLVGAVLGIRWWRGRRTGSVEAPEG from the coding sequence GTGACCGCCGACGTCGGGTACTTCGCCGCCTTCCTCGGTGGGCTGCTCGCCCTGGTCAGCCCGTGCAGCGCGCTGCTGCTCCCGGCCTTCTTCGCCTACTCGATCGACTCGACGTCCCGGCTCGTCGCGCGCACCGGCATCTTCTACGCCGGGCTCGCCACGACCCTGGTGCCGCTGGGCGCCGCCGGGTCCTACGCGGGACGCTTCTTCTTCGGCCACCGCGACCAGCTGGTGCTCGCCGCCGGCTGGCTGATCATCGGGCTCGGGGTCCTCCAGATCCTCGGCATGGGGTTCGCCTCGCGCAAGATGGCCGAGCTGTCGGGGCGGATCAGGCCGACCACCGCGTTCTCCGTGTACGCGCTCGGCGCGGTGTACGGGCTCGCCGGGTTCTGCGCGGGGCCGATCCTCGGCAGCGTCCTCACGGTCGCCGCGGTGAGCGGGAGCCCGGTGTACGGGGGACTCCTGCTCGCCGTCTACGGCCTCGGCATGGCCGTGCCGCTCTTCCTGCTCGCCCTGCTCTGGGAGCGGTTCGACCTGGGGCGGCGGCGCTGGCTGCGCGGCCGGACGTTCACGGTGGGCCGGTTCGAGCTGCACACCACCTCGCTCCTGTCCGGGCTCTTCTTCATCGGGCTCGGCGCGCTCTTCCTCGCGTACGACGGGACGACCGCGCTGCCGGGGCTGCTCGACGTGGACGACTCGTTCGCCGTGGAGCAGTGGGCGGGCGGCGTCGGCCGCGCCGTGCCGGACGCCGTGCTGCTGATCGGGGTCGTGGTGCTGGTGGGAGCGGTGCTCGGGATCCGGTGGTGGCGGGGCCGGAGGACCGGCTCCGTGGAGGCCCCGGAGGGGTAA
- a CDS encoding DsbA family protein produces MPKNDNKKSRNIAIGAGVAVAAVLLGVASYTATKPDDSTGTVKEEAAGAAPSVEEQAGVYPELEKLARRDAEDPLAQGRADAPVVMVEYADFKCGFCGKFARDTEPGLVKKYVDEGTLRIEWRNFPIFGEDSERAARGAWAAGEQGRFWQFHEAAYAEGSKEKGFGDARLKELAKDAGVKDVDRFVSDADSDAAKAAVKKDQEEAYGLGATSTPSFVINGRPVSGAQPDQVFDQAIEAAAKSAKDAKDAKGRKEADK; encoded by the coding sequence ATGCCCAAGAACGACAACAAGAAGAGCAGGAACATCGCCATCGGCGCGGGTGTCGCCGTCGCCGCCGTGCTGCTCGGTGTCGCCTCGTACACCGCCACCAAGCCCGACGACTCCACCGGCACGGTCAAGGAGGAGGCCGCGGGCGCGGCGCCCTCCGTCGAGGAGCAGGCCGGTGTCTACCCCGAGCTGGAGAAGCTCGCCCGGCGCGACGCCGAGGACCCGCTCGCGCAGGGGCGCGCCGACGCGCCCGTCGTGATGGTCGAGTACGCCGACTTCAAGTGCGGCTTCTGCGGCAAGTTCGCCCGCGACACCGAGCCGGGCCTCGTGAAGAAGTACGTCGACGAGGGCACCCTGCGCATCGAATGGCGCAACTTCCCGATCTTCGGCGAGGACTCCGAGCGGGCCGCGCGCGGCGCCTGGGCGGCCGGTGAGCAGGGCCGCTTCTGGCAGTTCCACGAGGCCGCGTACGCCGAGGGGTCCAAGGAGAAGGGCTTCGGCGACGCGCGCCTGAAGGAGCTGGCGAAGGACGCCGGGGTCAAGGACGTCGACCGCTTCGTCAGCGACGCGGACAGCGACGCGGCGAAGGCCGCGGTGAAGAAGGACCAGGAGGAGGCGTACGGCCTCGGGGCCACCTCCACGCCGTCCTTCGTGATCAACGGGCGGCCCGTCTCGGGCGCCCAGCCCGACCAGGTCTTCGACCAGGCGATCGAGGCGGCGGCCAAGAGCGCGAAGGACGCGAAGGACGCGAAGGGCCGGAAGGAGGCGGACAAGTGA
- the hrpA gene encoding ATP-dependent RNA helicase HrpA yields the protein MSTQPALALDTLAPRLTELSLRDEHRIGRRLEGARRIRKPEARAAVLAEIAEDVAKAEARMAERGSRVPAVTYPEQLPVSQKKDDIAEAIRDHQVVIVAGETGSGKTTQIPKICLELGRGVRGMIGHTQPRRIAARTVAERVAEEMNTPLGEAVGWKVRFTDQVNQDGTFIKLMTDGILLAEIQTDRELRAYDTIIIDEAHERSLNIDFLLGYLAQLLPRRPDLKVVITSATIDPERFSRHFGDAPIVEVSGRTYPVEVRYRPLLEEDGEDADRDQITAITDAVEELQAEGKGDILVFLSGEREIRDTADALNKKNYKFTEVLPLYARLSHAEQHRVFQQHTGRRIVLATNVAETSLTVPGIKYVIDPGTARISRYSHRTKVQRLPIEAISQASANQRKGRCGRTSDGICIRLYSEDDFEARPEFTDAEIFRTNLASVILQMTAAGLGEIEKFPFIDPPDHRNIRDGVQLLQELGALDPAQKDPKKRLTQQGRKLSQLPVDPRLARMVLEADKNGCVREVMVIAAALSIQDPRERPSEKQTQADQQHARFKDETSDFLAFLNLWRYVREQQKERGSSSFRRMCKAEYLNFLRIREWQDIYTQLRTVAKQMGIHLNEDDAPEQHVHISLLSGLLSHIGMKDVKESKDSKDKDPKQRGGGRNEYIGARNAKFAVFPGSALFKKPPRFIMSAELVETSRLWARVNARIEPEWVEPLAQHLLKRTYSEPHWEKDQAAVMAIEKVTLYGVPIVTDRKVNYGRIDPEVSRDLFIRNALVEGDWRTHHKFFAANRKLLTEVEELEHRARRRDILVDDETLFDFYDQRVPEDVVSGAHFDSWWKKKQREEPELLDFERSMLINEKAGDVSKDDYPDSWRQGQLKFKVTYQFEPGADADGVTVHIPLQVLNQVTDDGFDWQIPGLREQVVIELIRSLPKPIRRHYVPAPNYATAFLERAVPLQEPLHVTLARELQRMVGVPVAPDDFDLTRVPDHLKITFRITDERRRKLAEDKDLEALKLRLKPKARKAISQAAAATAERTGGSSVERAGLTDWTIGTLSRVFETRRAGQPVKAYPALVDDGDTVSVRLFDSEAEQLAAMWRGTRRLILRNIPVNPAKFASDKLTNQQKIALSANPHGSTQALFDDCAMAAADKLIADFGGPVWDEESYRKLFDKVRAEIVDTTVRAVGQVQQVLAAWQAAERRLKSTKSPTLLANLSDVREQLNSLIKPGFVTETGIRRLGDLMRYMVAADRRLQQMPTNVQRDTSRMEKVLEMRDEYLWLLEQMPQGRPVPREVLDIRWMIEELRVSYFAHALGTAYPVSDKRIVKAIDALAP from the coding sequence ATGTCTACGCAGCCTGCCCTCGCCCTGGACACCCTCGCCCCCCGCCTGACCGAGCTCTCGCTGCGCGACGAGCACCGGATCGGCCGGCGGCTGGAGGGTGCGCGCCGGATCCGTAAGCCCGAGGCCCGTGCCGCGGTCCTCGCCGAGATCGCCGAGGACGTGGCGAAGGCCGAGGCGCGGATGGCCGAGCGCGGCTCCCGCGTGCCCGCGGTCACGTACCCCGAGCAGCTGCCGGTCAGCCAGAAGAAGGACGACATCGCCGAGGCGATCCGCGACCACCAGGTCGTGATCGTCGCGGGCGAGACGGGCTCGGGCAAGACCACGCAGATCCCCAAGATCTGTCTGGAGCTCGGCCGGGGCGTGCGCGGCATGATCGGCCACACCCAGCCGCGCCGCATCGCCGCCCGTACGGTGGCCGAGCGCGTGGCCGAGGAGATGAACACGCCGCTGGGCGAGGCCGTCGGCTGGAAGGTCCGCTTCACCGACCAGGTCAACCAGGACGGCACGTTCATCAAGCTGATGACGGACGGCATCCTGCTCGCCGAGATCCAGACGGACCGCGAGCTGCGCGCGTACGACACGATCATCATCGACGAGGCCCACGAGCGCTCGCTCAACATCGACTTCCTGCTCGGTTACCTGGCCCAGCTGCTGCCCAGGCGCCCGGACCTGAAGGTCGTCATCACCTCGGCGACCATCGACCCCGAGCGGTTCTCGCGGCACTTCGGGGACGCGCCGATCGTCGAGGTCAGCGGCCGTACGTATCCGGTGGAGGTCCGCTACCGCCCGCTCCTCGAAGAGGACGGCGAGGATGCGGACCGCGACCAGATCACCGCGATCACGGACGCCGTCGAGGAGCTCCAGGCCGAGGGCAAGGGCGACATCCTCGTCTTCCTCTCCGGAGAGCGCGAGATCCGCGACACGGCGGACGCGCTGAACAAGAAGAACTACAAGTTCACCGAGGTCCTGCCGCTGTACGCGCGGCTCTCGCACGCCGAGCAGCACCGCGTCTTCCAGCAGCACACGGGCAGACGCATCGTCCTCGCGACGAACGTCGCGGAGACCTCCCTGACCGTCCCCGGCATCAAGTACGTGATCGACCCGGGCACGGCCCGCATCTCCCGCTACAGCCACCGCACCAAGGTGCAGCGCCTGCCCATCGAGGCGATCAGCCAGGCCAGCGCCAACCAGCGCAAGGGCCGCTGCGGCCGTACGTCGGACGGCATCTGCATCCGTCTGTACAGCGAGGACGACTTCGAGGCGCGCCCGGAGTTCACGGACGCGGAGATCTTCCGTACGAACCTGGCGTCCGTCATCCTCCAGATGACCGCGGCCGGGCTCGGCGAGATCGAGAAGTTCCCCTTCATCGACCCGCCGGACCACCGCAACATCCGCGACGGCGTGCAGCTCCTCCAGGAACTGGGCGCGCTCGACCCCGCCCAGAAGGACCCGAAGAAGCGCCTCACCCAGCAGGGCCGCAAGCTCAGCCAGCTCCCGGTCGACCCGCGCCTGGCCCGGATGGTCCTGGAGGCCGACAAGAACGGCTGCGTGCGCGAGGTCATGGTGATCGCCGCCGCGCTCTCCATCCAGGACCCGCGCGAGCGCCCCTCCGAGAAGCAGACGCAGGCCGACCAGCAGCACGCCCGCTTCAAGGACGAGACGAGCGACTTCCTCGCCTTCCTGAACCTGTGGCGGTACGTCAGGGAGCAGCAGAAGGAGCGCGGCTCCTCCTCCTTCCGCCGGATGTGCAAGGCGGAGTACCTGAACTTCCTGCGCATCCGCGAGTGGCAGGACATCTATACGCAGCTGCGGACGGTCGCCAAGCAGATGGGCATCCATCTGAACGAGGACGACGCCCCCGAGCAGCACGTCCACATCTCGCTCCTGTCCGGCCTGCTCTCCCACATCGGGATGAAGGACGTGAAGGAGTCGAAGGACAGCAAGGACAAGGACCCGAAACAGCGCGGCGGCGGGCGGAACGAGTACATCGGCGCCCGCAACGCCAAGTTCGCGGTCTTCCCCGGCTCGGCCCTCTTCAAGAAGCCTCCGCGCTTCATCATGTCGGCCGAGCTGGTGGAGACCTCGCGCCTGTGGGCCCGGGTGAACGCGCGCATCGAGCCCGAGTGGGTCGAACCGCTCGCGCAGCACCTCCTGAAGCGCACGTACAGCGAACCGCACTGGGAGAAGGACCAGGCCGCGGTGATGGCGATCGAGAAGGTCACGCTCTACGGCGTCCCGATCGTCACCGACCGCAAGGTGAACTACGGCCGCATCGACCCCGAGGTCTCCCGCGACCTGTTCATCCGCAACGCGCTCGTCGAGGGCGACTGGCGCACGCACCACAAGTTCTTCGCCGCCAACCGCAAGCTCCTCACCGAGGTGGAGGAGCTGGAGCACCGCGCCCGCCGCCGCGACATCCTCGTGGACGACGAGACGCTCTTCGACTTCTACGACCAGCGGGTGCCCGAGGACGTCGTCTCCGGCGCGCACTTCGACTCCTGGTGGAAGAAGAAGCAGCGCGAGGAGCCCGAGCTGCTCGACTTCGAGCGCTCCATGCTCATCAACGAGAAGGCGGGGGACGTCTCCAAGGACGACTACCCGGACTCGTGGCGGCAGGGGCAGCTCAAGTTCAAGGTGACCTACCAGTTCGAGCCGGGCGCGGACGCGGACGGCGTCACCGTCCACATCCCGCTCCAGGTCCTCAACCAGGTCACCGACGACGGCTTCGACTGGCAGATCCCCGGCCTCCGCGAGCAGGTCGTGATCGAGCTGATCCGCTCCCTGCCCAAACCGATCCGCCGCCACTACGTGCCCGCGCCGAACTACGCGACGGCGTTCCTGGAGCGAGCCGTGCCCCTCCAGGAGCCGCTGCACGTCACGCTCGCGCGCGAGCTCCAGCGGATGGTCGGTGTGCCGGTCGCGCCGGACGACTTCGATCTGACGCGCGTACCCGACCACTTGAAGATCACCTTCAGGATCACCGACGAGCGCCGCAGGAAGCTCGCCGAGGACAAGGACCTGGAGGCCCTGAAGCTCAGGCTGAAGCCGAAGGCCCGCAAGGCGATCTCGCAGGCGGCCGCGGCGACGGCGGAGCGCACGGGCGGCTCGTCGGTCGAGCGCGCGGGCCTCACGGACTGGACGATCGGCACGCTCTCGCGCGTCTTCGAGACCCGTCGTGCGGGTCAGCCGGTGAAGGCGTACCCGGCGCTCGTGGACGACGGCGACACGGTCTCCGTGCGCCTCTTCGACAGCGAGGCGGAGCAGCTCGCGGCGATGTGGCGCGGCACCCGCCGGCTCATCCTGCGCAACATCCCGGTGAATCCGGCCAAGTTCGCCTCGGACAAGCTGACCAACCAGCAGAAGATCGCCCTGTCCGCGAACCCGCACGGCTCCACGCAGGCGCTCTTCGACGACTGCGCGATGGCCGCGGCGGACAAGCTGATCGCGGACTTCGGCGGGCCCGTCTGGGACGAGGAGTCCTACCGCAAGCTCTTCGACAAGGTGCGCGCGGAGATCGTCGACACGACCGTGCGCGCGGTCGGCCAGGTCCAGCAGGTCCTCGCCGCCTGGCAGGCCGCTGAGCGCCGCCTGAAGTCGACGAAGAGCCCGACGCTGCTCGCGAACCTCTCGGACGTGCGGGAGCAGCTGAACTCCCTCATCAAGCCGGGTTTCGTGACGGAGACGGGCATCAGGCGCCTCGGGGACCTGATGCGGTACATGGTGGCGGCGGACCGGCGGTTGCAGCAGATGCCGACCAACGTCCAGCGGGACACCAGCCGCATGGAGAAGGTCCTGGAGATGCGCGACGAGTACCTGTGGCTGCTCGAACAGATGCCGCAGGGCAGGCCCGTTCCGCGGGAGGTCCTGGACATCCGCTGGATGATCGAGGAGCTCCGCGTCAGCTACTTCGCGCACGCGCTGGGCACGGCGTACCCGGTCTCGGACAAGCGGATCGTGAAGGCGATCGACGCGCTGGCGCCGTGA
- a CDS encoding DUF6274 family protein — translation MSALPASPRHETRALLRAHLAAAHSYRHLTRHCPICHQLLRLALEGPQRRPGEHETPETGFVQESAAQDGRSEDESPPNP, via the coding sequence ATGTCCGCTCTTCCGGCGTCTCCGCGACACGAGACACGCGCCCTGCTGCGCGCCCACCTCGCCGCGGCCCACAGCTACCGCCACCTGACCCGGCACTGCCCGATCTGCCACCAGTTGCTGAGACTCGCCCTGGAGGGCCCACAGCGCCGCCCCGGCGAGCACGAGACGCCCGAGACCGGCTTCGTACAGGAGAGCGCCGCACAGGACGGCCGGAGCGAGGACGAAAGTCCCCCCAACCCATGA
- the bldC gene encoding developmental transcriptional regulator BldC, with translation MTARTPDAEPLLTPAEVATMFRVDPKTVTRWAKAGKLTSIRTLGGHRRYREAEVRALLAGIPQQRSEA, from the coding sequence ATGACCGCTCGCACCCCTGATGCCGAGCCGCTGCTGACCCCGGCTGAGGTCGCCACGATGTTCCGCGTCGACCCCAAGACGGTCACGCGCTGGGCGAAGGCTGGCAAGCTCACGTCGATCCGCACGCTCGGCGGACACCGCCGTTACCGCGAGGCTGAGGTCCGCGCACTGCTCGCGGGCATCCCGCAGCAGCGCAGCGAGGCCTGA